A single window of Leopardus geoffroyi isolate Oge1 chromosome D4, O.geoffroyi_Oge1_pat1.0, whole genome shotgun sequence DNA harbors:
- the TMEM252 gene encoding transmembrane protein 252, with protein MRNRTGLVLCALVLLTGFLMICLGAFLISSGSMFNCRGNLILAYMLLPLGFVILLSGIFWSTYRQARESKGVFTHVLRRHLAHGALPLATVDRPDFYPLRMKRVLMQRSNPVRQRERPRMSLHLCTQRWALDSRIHLTPAQKPHLPTRSPWQAGWRQPHHLQDAQDAEAGDTL; from the exons ATGCGGAACAGAACCGGTCTAGTGCTCTGTGCCCTTGTCCTCCTGACGGGCTTCCTGATGATCTGCCTGGGAGCCTTCCTCATTTCCTCAGGATCGATGTTCAACTGTCGAGGGAACCTGATCCTGGCCTATATGCTTCTGCCCCTGGGGTTTGTGATCCTTCTGAGTGGAATTTTCTGGAGTACCTACCGCCAGGCCAGGGAAAGCAAAGGGGTGTTCACGCACGTGCTCAGACGACACCTTGCTCACGGGGCACTGCCCCTGGCCACAGTCGACAG GCCAGATTTCTACCCCCTGCGTATGAAGAGAGTCCTGATGCAGAGAAGCAACCCTGTCCGGCAGAGGGAGAGGCCTCGGATGTCCCTCCACCTGTGTACACAGAGATGGGCCTTGGATTCGAGGATTCACCTGACGCCCGCCCAGAAGCCCCACCTTCCTACGAGGAGTCCGTGGCAGGCGGGGTGGCGACAGCCACACCATTTGCAGGACGCTCAGGATGCTGAAGCAGGAGATACTCTCTAG